CGGAGCGGACCGGGTACGAGGCTCAGCGCGGGTACGACACCGAGACCGCGGACGCTGCGGCGGCGTTGGTGTTCTCGATCCGCGGGGGACAGGAGCTCGAACCCGACGAGGTTCCGCGACCGCTCGACGAGCAGCGTGCTGATGCCGAACGGGTGAGCATGCGGGCGCTCGGGCGCAAGGGCGTCAGCGAGTCCGAGATGCGTCAGGTGCTGACCAAGCAGGACCTCGACCCGGACGTCGTCGAACACGAGGTCGCACGGCTCGTCCGGGTCGGACTGCTCGACGACGTGGCACTGGCGACGGACCTGGTCGACCGGCTCCACGAGCGGAAGGGCCTCGGGCGCCAGGGGGTCGTCGCGGAGCTCCGTCGGCGCGGGATCGACCAGACGGCGATCGACGCTGCGCTCGAGGCGGCGGCGGACGACGCGGACGACGAGTTCGTCCGCGCGATCGAGCTCGCTCAGAAGCGGGCCGGGCAGCTCCGTGGGCTCGACCGCGCGACCGCCGAGCGACGTCTCAGCGGGTTCCTCATGCGCAAGGGCTACGGCTCCGGCGTGGTGCGGATCGCGGTCGAGCGCGCCCTCGACGGCGGCGGACGGCGACCACCCTCCGGGGGCGGGTCCGTCCGTTTCGAGTAGTCCCGCACCGACCTACACTGGGACGATCATGGCCACCGTCGACGCCCGCCCCCGCACCTACGAAGTCCGCACCTACGGGTGCCAGATGAACGTGCACGACTCCGAGCGCCTCAGCGGTTCGCTGCAGTCGGCCGGGTACGTCGCCGCCGACGGCGAGCAGGCCGACGTCGTCGTGATCAACACCTGCGCGGTGCGCGAGAACGCGGACAATCGGCTCTACGGCAACCTCGGGCACCTGGCGGGTGTGAAGCGTGAGCACCCCGGCATGCAGATCGCCGTCGGCGGGTGCCTGGCGCAGAAGGACAAGAACGTCATCCTCGAGAAGGCGCCGTGGGTCGACGTCGTGTTCGGGACGCACAACATGGGGTCGCTCCCGACCCTGCTCGAGCGCGCACGGCACAACGACGAGGCGCAGATCGAGATCCTCGAGTCGCTCGACGTGTTCCCGTCGACGCTGCCGACGAAGCGCGACTCGACCTACAGCGGGTGGGTGTCGATCTCCGTCGGCTGCAACAACACCTGCACGTTCTGCATCGTGCCCTCGCTCCGCGGCAAGGAGAAGGACCGTCGACCCGGGGACGTCCTCGCCGAGATCCAGGCGCTGGTCGACGACGGCGCGATCGAGGTCACGCTCCTCGGGCAGAACGTCAACTCGTACGGCGTCGAGTTCGGGGACCGCCAGGCGTTCAGCAAGCTCCTCCGTGCCGCCGGTGCGATCGAGGAGCTCGAGCGGATCCGCTTCACGAGCCCGCACCCGGCGGCGTTCACCGACGACGTCATCGACGCGATGGCCGAGACGCCGAACGTCATGCCGCAGCTGCACATGCCGCTGCAGTCCGGTTCCGACCGCGTGCTCAAGGCGATGCGTCGGAGCTACCGGAGCGAGCGCTTCCTCGGGATCCTGGACCGCGTCCGGGTGAAGATCCCGAACGCGGCGATCTCCACGGACATCATCGTCGGGTTCCCGGGCGAGACCGAGGAGGACTTCGCGGACACCCTGCGCGTGGTCGAGCAGTCCCGGTTCGCATCGGCCTTCACCTTCCAGTACTCGATCCGTCCCGGTACCCCGGCGGCGACGATGCCGGACCAGCTGCCGAAGGCGGTCGTGCAGGAACGCTACGAGCGGCTGATCGCGCTGCAGGACCGGATCACCGCCGAGGAACACGCGAAGCAGGTCGGTCGCACCGTGCAGGTGCTCGTCGCCACGGGTGAGGGCAAGAAGGACGACGCCACCCACCGGCTGTCCGGGCGCGCGGAGGACTCGCGGCTCGTGCACTTCTCGGTCCCGGCCGACTCCGCCGTGCCGCGTCCCGGTGACGTGGTCACGGTCGAGGTCACGCGTGCGGCCCCGCACTTCCTGATCGCCGACAACGACGGACCCCTGCAGATCCGTCGCACCCGCGCGGGCGACGCCTGGGACCGCGCGCAGGCGGAGAGCTGCGGCGTCCCGACCCCGGCGCCCGCAGGTGCGGCCGCGGGACCGCGTCCGGTCTCGCTCGGTCTGCCGTCGCTCCGTGTCGGGCGCTGATCCCCTCTTGCCCGAGGGCCTGGCGATCGACGACCGGTCGTCAGACCCTGCCGCGGTCGACCTGATCGCGGTCGTCGGCGCGACGGGGACCGGCAAGTCCGAGTTCGCCCTGGCGATCGCCGAACAGCTCGCCCGTTCGGGTCGTGCGGCGGAGATCGTCAACGCCGACGCGATGCAGCTCTACCGCGGCATGGACATCGGCACGGCGAAGCTCAGCGTCGCGGAACGCCGAGGGGTCCCGCACCACCAGCTCGACGTGCTCGACGTGACCGACGAGGCGAGCGTCGCGACGTACCAGGGCGACGCGCGTGTCGACGTCGAACGGATCACGGGCTCCGGTGCCGTCGCGCTCCTCGTCGGCGGCAGCGGGCTCTACGTGTCGTCGGTGCTCTTCGACCTCGCGTTCCCGGGCACGGACCCCGAACTGCGCGCACGGCTCGAGCGCGAGCACGCCGAACTCGGACCCGGTGTCCTCGTCGAGCGGCTCCGGGCGCTCGACCCCGCCGCTGCAGCCGGCGTCGACCAACGCAACCCGCGGCGCCTGATCCGCGCACTCGAGATCGCGAGCCGATCCGAGGTCGTGACCCCGAGCCTCCCGTCCGCGCCCCGCGCCTGGCGACCCGCCCGGATCCTACACCTGCACCGCGAACGCACCGGACTCGTCGCGTCACTGCACGAGCGTGCCGCGCGGATGTTCGACCGGGGGCTCGTCGACGAGGTCGCGGCGCTCCGCGACCACGGGTTGGAGCAGGGGAAGACCGCCCGCGCCGCGATCGGGTACGCGCAGGCGCTCGACGTGCTGCACGGGCGGGCGACTCGGGACGACGCCGTCGAGGCAACCGCGGTGGCGACCCGCAAGTACGCCCGGCGGCAGGTCTCGTGGTTCAAGCGGTACGCCGACGCCGAGGTGCTCGACGTGACCGGGACGGACCTCGCGGGCCTGCGGGAGGCGGCCCGTAGGATCGTCCCGTGACCGAACTGCACTTCACCAAGGGCCAGGGCACCGGCAACGACTTCGTCCTGTTCGCCGACCCCGACGCGACGGTCGACCTGACCCCCGAGCGGATCCGGGCCATCGCGGACCGTCGGTTCGGCGTCGGCGGCGACGGCGTGATCCGGGCCGTCCGGTCCGAGGCGCTGCCGGAGGGACGGGCGCTCGTCGCGGTCGCGCCCGAGGCGACCTGGTTCATGGACTACCACAACGCCGACGGCTCGGTCGCGGAGATGTGCGGCAACGGCATCCGGGTGTTCGCGCGGTACCTGACCGAGTCGGGGCTCGTCGACCTCGCACCGGGGGAGACGCTGACCGTCGGCAGCCGCAAGGGCCTGGTCGACATCCAGCGGACCACGAACGGGTTCTCGGCGGACCTGGGCCGGTGGGGGCTCGGCATCGAGGGCGGCGGCGCGAACGACGTCATGGTCCGGGCGCGGGAGCTCGACGGCGCACGACCCGGCCTCGGCATCGACGTGGGGAACCCGCACGTCGTCGTCGCGGTCGCGACCGAGGACGAGCTCGCCGGACTCGACCTGACCTGGATCCCCGTGCTCGACCCGGCACCGGCGGCCGGGGCGAACGTCGAGTTCGTGCTGCCCGGCGACCCGCTGGTCAAGGACGGCGTCGGCGAGATCACGATGCGGGTGCACGAGCGCGGGAGCGGCGAGACGCTGTCGTGCGGGACCGGTGCGGTCGCGGCAGCGCTGGCGACCCGGTACTGGGCGGGGCCCTCGGCGCCGGACACGTGGCGCGTACGGGTCCCGGGCGGGATCGTCACGGTGCGGATGTTCGCGGCCGAGGACGGGGAGCACGTGGCGCTCGCGGGGCCGGCGGAACTGGTGTTCTCGGGGGACTTGACGGTCTGAGGCTGTCGGCGCCGTGGTCGGGCGCGGCGCGGCGCGGGGCGGGCTGGGGCTCGGCGCCGGGGTTCGGCGCCGGGGTCGTTCTGCGCGAGGGAGGCCGATCTGCTCGACGGAGACGGTTCCGCGCGTCGGAGGTCGTTCGTCCTGACCGAGTACGCGCGATTCGTCCTCCCATGTCGGGCGTGATGGGAACGATCGACCACGCCCATGAGGCACCGCAGCGCCCGCGAGACGCCGCGTTGCTCGCGAGACGCCGCGCCACGGTCGAGACGCCGCGCCACGGTCGAGACGCCGCGCCACGGTCGAGACGCCACGGCTTCGCCGGGCGTCTCGCGTGATCGGAGGCGTCTCGAGCACGCTCGGGTGTCACCGGCGCAACGAGCACCGAGCCGGGCGGGCAGCCCGGACCACCGAGCCGGTGTGCCGGCACCCCGGAACAGCACGATCGGCCAGCGAGCAGGACGGACCAGCCCCGCCTCACTCCGCCGCGGCTGTGTCCTCTGCCACGCGGTGCACCCGGATCACCCGGAAGCCCTTGTCCGTCGTCGCCCGGGCGACCCGGAACCCGGCGCCGAGCGTGTCCCCGAGCCAGCGCTGCAGCGAGTCGCCACCGAGGTCCTTCGACACGACGAGCCACGCGTCGCCCTCGACCTCGAGCCGGGGGAGCCAGGTGAGCAGGATCTCGTGCAGCTCGTCCTTCCCGACGCGGATCGGCGGGTTGGACCAGATCGTCCGGAAGCGCAGGTCGGCGGGGATCTCCGACGGCAGGCCGACCGTCACGTTCGCGACGCCGGCCGCGGCGGCGTTGTCGCGCGCCAGCCCGAGCACCCGCTCGTTGACGTCCACGCCCCACACGTGCGCGTCCGGCGACTCGAGCGCCATCGTGATCGCGATGGGTCCCCAGCCGCAGCCGACGTCGAGCAGGGCGCCCGACGACGCGGGCGGTGGCACCGACCCGAGCAGGACCCGCGTCCCCCGGTCGACGCCGTCCGGGCTGAACACCCCGGCAGCGGTGGTCAGGGTCAGCGGCTTGCCGGCGAGCGTGACGTGCACCTGGCGCGCACGCGTCTCCGACGACGGGTTCGCGGAGAAGTAGTGCTCGTTCGCCATGGAAGAACCGTACCGGGACCCCCGTGTGTCCCGGGCGTGGCGGCGGTACCCTGTGGAGAAGATGACGGAAACCACCATGAACGACGGACGATCCGACGACAGCGCCGAAGGTGTCGTGGAACGCGTCCTCCGCAACGCGGACTCGAAGGCATCGTCTGCGATCTTCGCCCCGGCGCAGGCGATCCAGACCCGATCGGTCGACGAGCACGGCTGGGCCGGCGACGGCGACCAGTACGAACGCGAGGACCGGGCGGCCCTGCGCCGTGTCACCGGCCTCTCCACCGAACTCCAGGACGTCACCGAGGTCGAGTACCGGCAGCTCCGGCTCGAGCAGGTCGTCCTCATCGGCGTGTACCCCCAGGGCAGCGCGCAGGACGCCGAGAACTCCCTCCGCGAGCTCGCCGCCCTGGCCGAGACCGCGGGTGCCGTGGTGCTCGACGGGCTCCTGCAGCGCCGTCCGACCCCCGACCCCTCCACGTACCTCGGCAAGGGCAAGGCCGAGGAACTCGCGATGGTCGTCAAGGCCACCGGCGCGGACACGGTTATCGCCGACACCGAGCTCGCACCCTCGCAGCGTCGCGCGCTCGAGGACGTCGTCAAGGTCAAGGTGATCGACCGAACGGCCGTGATCCTCGACATCTTCAGCCAGCACGCCTCCACCCGCGAGGGCAAGGCGCAGGTCGAACTCGCGCAGCTGCAGTACCTGCTCCCGCGCCTGCGCGGTTGGGGTGAGTCGATGTCCCGGCAGGCCGGTGGACAGGTCTCCGGCGGTGCGGGCATGGGTTCCCGTGGCCCCGGTGAGACGAAGATGGAGCTCGACCGCCGGAAGATCCACACCCGGATGGCGAAGCTCCGGCGCCAGATCGCCGGCTTCACCCCGGCCCGCGAGGCGAAGCGTGCCGATCGAGCCCGGAACGAGGTGCCGAGCGTCGCGATCGCCGGGTACACCAACGCCGGCAAGTCGTCGTTGCTCAACCGCCTGACGAGCGCCGGCGTGCTGGTGCAGAACCAGCTGTTCGCCACGCTCGACGCGACCGTCCGCCGCACCGAGAGCACCAAGGGGCGCGAGTTCACGTTCGTCGACACCGTCGGCTTCGTGCGCAACCTTCCGCACCAGCTGGTCGAGGCGTTCCGGTCCACACTCGAGGAGGTCGGCCAGGCCGACGTCATCGTGCACGTCGTGGACGGCTCGCACCCGGACCCGGCCGCGCAGCTCGCCACGGTCCGCGACGTGATCGGCGACGTCGGCGCGCGCGACATCCCCGAGGTCGTCGCCTTCAACAAGGCGGACCTGATCGACGACGCGCAGCGCCTCGTGCTCGTCGGCCTGGTCCCGGACGCCGTCTTCGTCTCGGCGCGCACGGGCGAGGGCGTCGCCGAGCTCCTGGCGGCGATCGAGGACCGTCTGCCGGAACCGGACGTCGACCTCACGGTCGTCATCCCCTACGACCGTGGCGACCTGGTGTCCGCCCTGCACGACGCGGGCGCGGTCGAGACGACCGACTACGTCGAGGACGGCACCCGACTGCACGTCCGCGTCTTCCAGCGGCAGGTCGCGGAGCTCGACCCCTACGTGGTGGCGCCCGTCACCACGGCCTAGTCGCCGAACCCACACCGGGACGGACAGGAGGCACGGTGCCAGCTGGCACCGTGCCTCCTGTCCGTCTGCGGGTTGCGATCAGAGCGGGTCGCGATCAGAGCGAGCGGAGCACCGCGACGACCTTGCCGAGGACCGTCGCCGCGTCACCGAGGATCGGCTCGAACGCCGAGTTCCGGGGGAGCAGCCAGGTGTGGCCGTCGCGCTGGCGGAAGACCTTGACGGTGGCTTCCTCGTCGAGCATCGCCGCGACGACGTCACCGTTCTCGGCGGTCTGCTGCGACCGGACGACGACCCAGTCGCCGTCGCAGATGGCGGCGTCGATCATCGACTCGCCGACGACCTTGAGCATGAAGAGGTCGCCCGTGCCGACGAGCTGACGGGGGAGCGGCACGATCTCGTCGACGTGCTGCTCGGCCGTGATCGGCACACCGGCGGCGATCCGGCCGACGAGGGGCACGAGCGTCGTGGCGTCGACGTCCGGGGTCTGGACGTCCGGGTTCGGCTCGTCGACCAGGACCTCGAGCGCGCGGGGACGGTTCGGGTCGCGACGGATCCAGCCGCCGAGCTCGAGTTGACCGAGCTGGTGGGAGACGCTCGACAGGGACGACAGGCCGGCGGCGTCACCGATCTCCCGCATGCTCGGCGGGTAGCCGCGGCTGGCGATGGACGCGCGGATCGCGTCGAGGATCGCCTGCTGCTTCGCCGTCAGCGGCTTCTGGCTCCGCAGTTCGTCCGCCATGTCGGGCCGCCCTTCGTCGGTGTCTGGACGTGATCGCCGCGGATGTCGGTGGTAGCCGCTTGACTCGTCCCAGTCGATCGAAACAGTATCCGACCGTCCCACGCCGGACAAACACCTGTTCGAGCGTGTCGGCAAGAAATCCCGCAGAGATCCCTCCCTGGGACTTGTGCGGCCTCAGGTTCGAAAGTATGTTCGGTACACGACTTCGGTTCACCGAACGGGAAGGCAGAACGACATGAGCACCATCGCCATCGCTGACACCCAGCGCACCGCGACGCCCGCCGTCCGGACGCGCCTGCGCCTCACGCGCCGTGGACGGGTCGTCCTCACGACGCTCGCCGCGCTCCCGGTCGCCGTCGGCATCCTGCTCGCCGTGATCAACGGCGGCCAGGCCTCCGCTGGTGACGCCTCGCGTGCCGGGGCTCCCGTCCACTTCGAGACGGTCACGGTGCAGCCGGGCGAGACCCTGTGGTCGCTCGCCGAGCAGACCGCGCCCGACGCCGACCCGCGCGACTTCGTGCAGGACGTCGTCAGCCTCAACGCGCTCGACGGCTCGACGCTCCAGGCGGGCGAGCAGATCGCGATCCCGGCGAAGTACTCCGCGGGCAACTGACCTGCCGATCGTCCACGTGGCCGAGACCGTCCGGACGGCCGGTCGTCCGCACGGCAGCGCGGCCTACGATGGATCGGTGGCAACCACGCTCGACGACCTCCCGATCCGCGACGACCTCCGTGGGCAGAGCCCCTACGGTGCCCCGCAGAAGCACGTGCGGGTGCAGCTGAACGTCAACGAGAACACGCATCCGGTGCCGCAGGACGTCGCCGACGACATCGTGGAGTCGATCCGTCAGGCGCTGAGGACGGTGAACCGCTACCCCGACCGGGAGTTCACCGAGCTGCGCCATTCGCTCGCCGCGTACCTCGGGCACGGTCTGACCGCCGAGCAGCTCTGGGCGGCGAACGGGTCGAACGAGGTCCTGCAGCAGCTCCTCCAGGCCTTCGGCGGTCCCGGCCGGAGCGTGCTCGGGTTCCCGCCCACCTACTCGATGCACTCGATCCTGGCGTCCGGTACCGGCACGACGTGGATCCCGGCGCAGCGCGACGACGAGTTCCGCATCTCGCCCGAGACCGTCGTGGCCGCCGTCCGCGAGCACCAGCCCGACATCGTCTTCCTGTGCGGGCCGAACAACCCGACCGGGACGCCCCTGTCGATCGACACCGTCCGCGCCGCGTACGACGCGACCGACGGCATCGTGATGGTCGACGAGGCCTACGCGGAGTTCATGCCCGCCGACGTGCCGAGCGCCGTCTCGCTGCTGCCGGGGCGTGAGCGGCTCGTGGTCTCGCGCACGATGAGCAAGGCGTTCGCGTTCGCGGGCGCCCGGGTCGGGTACCTCGCGGCCGACCCGGCCGTCATCGATGCGATCCGGCTCGTCCGGCTGCCGTACCACCTGTCCGCGCTGACGCAGGCGGCCGCCGTCGCGGCGCTCCGCCACGCGCCGGAGATGCTGGCGATGGTCGACGACATCAAGGAACAGCGCGACCGCATGGTCACCGAGCTCGGCGCGATGGGGTACCGCACGTACGAGACCTGGTCGAACTTCGTCCTGTTCGGCGGCGTCGCGGACCCGAACGCCGCGTTCGAGGCCCTGCTCGACCAAGACGTGATCGTCCGCGACCTCGGCATCCCGAACCACCTCCGGGTGAGCGCGGGGACCGAGGAGGAGACCACCGCGTTCCTCGACGCCATGCGCCGCGTGGCCGCCGACCAGCCCCCGGTTAGGCTGGACGCATGACCGCCCGTACCGCCTCCGTCAGCAGGAGCACGAGCGAGTCGAGCATCGAGCTCTCGCTCGACCTGGACGGCACCGGCTCGTCCGACGTCTCGACGAGCGTGCCGTTCTTCGACCACATGCTGACCGCGTTCAGCAAGCACTCGCTCATCGACCTGCGGGTGCGCTCGACGGGCGACACCGACATCGACGTGCACCACACGGTCGAGGACACCGGCATCGTGCTCGGGCAGGCGCTCAAGCAGGCCCTGGGTGACCGGTCCGGCATCGGCCGGTACGGCGACGCCCTGGTGCCCCTCGACGAGGCGCTGGCACAGGCGGTCGTCGACGTCTCCGGCCGTCCGTTCCTCGTGCACTCGGGGGAGCCCGCCGGCTTCGAGTTCCACCGCATCGGCGGGCACTTCACCGGGTCGATGGTCCGCCACGTGTTCGAGGCGATCACGTTCAACGCCGGCATCACCGTGCACGTCCGTGTGCTCGAGGGCCGGGACCCGCACCACATCGCCGAGGCCGAGTTCAAGGCCTTCGCCCGGGCGATGCGCAAGGCGGTCGAGCTCGACCCGCGCGTCGACGGCATCCCGTCGACCAAGGGCGCCCTGTGACCGGCACCGACCGACCCGGCACCGACCGACCCGGCACCGACCGGCCTGTGTCCGGCAGTCCCGAGACCGAGCCGTCGGGCGCGCGGCCGAACGTCGTCGTCCTCGACTACGGCTCCGGCAACGTGCACTCCGCCGCGAAGGCCCTCGAGCGCGCCGGGGCGGACGTGACGCTGAGCGCCGACAAGCAGACCGCGCTGCGCGCCGACGGGCTGCTCGTCCCGGGCGTGGGTGCGTTCGCTGCGGTCGTCGACCAGCTCGAGGGCGTGCACGGCGGCGAGATCGTCGACCACCGCCTGGCCGGCGGGCGTCCGGTGCTCGGCATCTGCGTCGGCATGCAGGTCATGTTCGCGCGCGGGGTCGAACGCGGCGCCGACGTCGAGGGCCTGGCGCAGTGGCCCGGGACGGTCGAGCCGCTCGAGGCCGACGTCCTGCCCCACATGGGCTGGAACACCGTCCAGGCGCCCGAGGACTCGGTCCTGTTCGACGGGCTGCACGACGAGCGCTTCTACTTCGTGCACTCCTACGGCGTCACCGACTTCCCGCTCGACGCATACGGCCCGTTCCGCGCGCCCCGGCTGACCTGGGCCGAGCACGGCCAGCGGTTCGTCGCCGCGGTCGAGAACGGGCCGCTGACCGCCACCCAGTTCCACCCCGAGAAGTCCGGCGAGCCGGGCATCCAGCTCCTCCGGAACTGGGTCCGCTCACTCTGAGTGACCAGCGACCAGCGACCAGCGACAGCCCCGGCCCACGCCCACGCCCGCACGACCCCCGACAGGACCATGACCGACCTCACCGCCACCCCGCCCCTCGTCCTGCTCCCCGCCGTCGACGTGGTCGACGGCCAGGCCGTCCGCCTCACCCAGGGCGAGGCCGGCAGCGAGACCTCGTACGGCGACCCCGTCACCGCCGCCCGCACGTGGCGGGAGCAGGGCGCCGAGTGGATCCACCTCGTCGACCTCGACGCGGCGTTCGGTCGCGGCGACAACCGGCAGGTGATCGCTCGCGCGATCGACGAGGTCGAGGGGGTCTCCGTCGAGCTCTCCGGCGGCATCCGCGACGACGCCTCGCTCGAGGCCGCCCTCGCGACCGGTGCCGCCCGCGTGAACCTCGGCACCGCCGCGCTCGAGCAGCCCGAGTGGGCCGCCCGGGTGATCCAGCAGTACGGCGAGCAGATCGCCGTCGGGCTCGACGTCCGAGGGACCACCCTCGCGAGCCGCGGGTGGACCGAGGACGCCGGCGACCTGTGGGAGGTCCTCGACCGGCTCGAGGCCGCAGGGTGCGCGCGCTACGTGGTGACCGACGTGACGAAGGACGGCACGCTGCAGGGCCCGAACGTGGAGCTCCTCCGTGCGGTCTGCGACCGGACGGACCAGCCCGTCGTGGCCTCCGGTGGCATCTCGACGCTCGACGACCTGCGGGCCCTCCGCGAGCTCGTCCCGCACGGGCTCGAGGGCGCGATCATCGGCAAGGCGCTCTACTCCGGCGCGTTCACGCTCCCGGCCGCCCTCGACGTCGCCGGGGCGTAGCGCGCGGTGGCGGGCATCTCGAACGGCCGCGGCACGGGACCCGAGCCGACGCATGACGACGCGCACACCCCCGGTGGTGCCGCCGACTCCGCGGGCAATCCCTGGGCCGGACGGACGTTCGACGCGCACGACACCGCGTACGACGAGGACGACGGCCTCGCCGACCCCGCGGTGGTCGCCGCGATCGCCGGGCTGCAGCAGGGCGGCTCGCAGCGCGCCGTGGTGGACGCGCTCCGGTCCGCGCGGCTCCTCATCCCGCTCGTCGCCGAGGCCGGGGACGTCGGCCACACGCCCGAGGGCAAGCTCGTCGACAAGACCCAGGAGCTGTCCATCGTGACGGTCGCCGGGCCGGACGGGCGGAGGGTCATGCCGGCGTTCACGTCGGCCGAGGCGATGCGGTCGTGGGACCCGACGGCGCGGCCCGTGCCGGCGGAGACGCGGCGCGTGGCGATGGCGGCGGCGAGCGAGGAGACCCAGCTCGTGGTCCTCGACCCGACGGCGCCGACCGAGTTCGTGCTGCGCCGACCGGCCGTGTGGGCGATCGGCCAGGACGTGCCGTGGACCCCGTGCTTCGAGGACCCGGAGGTCGCCCGGGCGTTCGCGGACTCCGTGGCCGACGAGCCGGCGGTCGCGCGGGTCGAGCTGTCGCCGGGGGACCCGCTCGGTCGGTTCGCCGGGGCCGAGTTGACGGTGGGCCTCGCGCTCCACCCCGGTCTCGACCAAGGCGACGTGCAGGCCCTCGTCGGCCGCCTCCAGCAGCGGTGGACGGCGGACGCCGTCGTCGCGGAACGCGTGGACAGCATGCGGGTGGCGCTGCGCCGGGCGTGAGTCGCGCCTCCAGGCCGGGAGGCGCGTGGCGCGCCCGCCCCGCCGGTCGCGCCGGGAGGCGCGTGGCGCGCCCGCCCCGCCGGTCGCGCCGGGAGGCGCGTGGCGCGCCCGCCCCGCCGGTCGCGCCGGGACGTCGGCGGCCCGCCGGTAGCATGACGGGGTGAGCACCAACCCGACGACCAGCCCCGGCACCGGCGAGACCCCGGTCGGCCCCACCGGGCGGCCCGTGCGGCAGTTCCCCGTCCCCGAGGAACTCGACGGCCACGGGCCGGCTCGCATCATCGCGCTCTGCAACCAGAAGGGCGGCGTCGGCAAGACCACGACGTCGATCAACCTCGGCGCCACGTTGGCCGAGTACGGCCGTCGCGTCCTCGCCGTCGACTTCGACCCGCAGGGCGCCCTGTCCGCCGGCCTCGGCGTGCGGACCCACGACATCCCCACGGTCTACGACCTGCTGATGGGCTCGGTGAAGGACCCGAACCAGGTCATCCAGCCGACGAACGTCCCGCTGCTCGACGTCATCCCCGCGAACATCGAC
The Curtobacterium citreum genome window above contains:
- a CDS encoding regulatory protein RecX, with amino-acid sequence MTDDHDHDADLAPVTDLFGARSRRGRSVPPVGRHDGLPRAGAPSGDDERWYEPEPESEPEHETGVGAETASETAFPGAADVDAPVPLHGARPQAEWLSPVVGDGSGRSARSERTGYEAQRGYDTETADAAAALVFSIRGGQELEPDEVPRPLDEQRADAERVSMRALGRKGVSESEMRQVLTKQDLDPDVVEHEVARLVRVGLLDDVALATDLVDRLHERKGLGRQGVVAELRRRGIDQTAIDAALEAAADDADDEFVRAIELAQKRAGQLRGLDRATAERRLSGFLMRKGYGSGVVRIAVERALDGGGRRPPSGGGSVRFE
- the miaB gene encoding tRNA (N6-isopentenyl adenosine(37)-C2)-methylthiotransferase MiaB gives rise to the protein MATVDARPRTYEVRTYGCQMNVHDSERLSGSLQSAGYVAADGEQADVVVINTCAVRENADNRLYGNLGHLAGVKREHPGMQIAVGGCLAQKDKNVILEKAPWVDVVFGTHNMGSLPTLLERARHNDEAQIEILESLDVFPSTLPTKRDSTYSGWVSISVGCNNTCTFCIVPSLRGKEKDRRPGDVLAEIQALVDDGAIEVTLLGQNVNSYGVEFGDRQAFSKLLRAAGAIEELERIRFTSPHPAAFTDDVIDAMAETPNVMPQLHMPLQSGSDRVLKAMRRSYRSERFLGILDRVRVKIPNAAISTDIIVGFPGETEEDFADTLRVVEQSRFASAFTFQYSIRPGTPAATMPDQLPKAVVQERYERLIALQDRITAEEHAKQVGRTVQVLVATGEGKKDDATHRLSGRAEDSRLVHFSVPADSAVPRPGDVVTVEVTRAAPHFLIADNDGPLQIRRTRAGDAWDRAQAESCGVPTPAPAGAAAGPRPVSLGLPSLRVGR
- the miaA gene encoding tRNA (adenosine(37)-N6)-dimethylallyltransferase MiaA, with product MPEGLAIDDRSSDPAAVDLIAVVGATGTGKSEFALAIAEQLARSGRAAEIVNADAMQLYRGMDIGTAKLSVAERRGVPHHQLDVLDVTDEASVATYQGDARVDVERITGSGAVALLVGGSGLYVSSVLFDLAFPGTDPELRARLEREHAELGPGVLVERLRALDPAAAAGVDQRNPRRLIRALEIASRSEVVTPSLPSAPRAWRPARILHLHRERTGLVASLHERAARMFDRGLVDEVAALRDHGLEQGKTARAAIGYAQALDVLHGRATRDDAVEATAVATRKYARRQVSWFKRYADAEVLDVTGTDLAGLREAARRIVP
- the dapF gene encoding diaminopimelate epimerase; translation: MTELHFTKGQGTGNDFVLFADPDATVDLTPERIRAIADRRFGVGGDGVIRAVRSEALPEGRALVAVAPEATWFMDYHNADGSVAEMCGNGIRVFARYLTESGLVDLAPGETLTVGSRKGLVDIQRTTNGFSADLGRWGLGIEGGGANDVMVRARELDGARPGLGIDVGNPHVVVAVATEDELAGLDLTWIPVLDPAPAAGANVEFVLPGDPLVKDGVGEITMRVHERGSGETLSCGTGAVAAALATRYWAGPSAPDTWRVRVPGGIVTVRMFAAEDGEHVALAGPAELVFSGDLTV
- a CDS encoding class I SAM-dependent methyltransferase; translated protein: MANEHYFSANPSSETRARQVHVTLAGKPLTLTTAAGVFSPDGVDRGTRVLLGSVPPPASSGALLDVGCGWGPIAITMALESPDAHVWGVDVNERVLGLARDNAAAAGVANVTVGLPSEIPADLRFRTIWSNPPIRVGKDELHEILLTWLPRLEVEGDAWLVVSKDLGGDSLQRWLGDTLGAGFRVARATTDKGFRVIRVHRVAEDTAAAE
- the hflX gene encoding GTPase HflX, with the protein product MTETTMNDGRSDDSAEGVVERVLRNADSKASSAIFAPAQAIQTRSVDEHGWAGDGDQYEREDRAALRRVTGLSTELQDVTEVEYRQLRLEQVVLIGVYPQGSAQDAENSLRELAALAETAGAVVLDGLLQRRPTPDPSTYLGKGKAEELAMVVKATGADTVIADTELAPSQRRALEDVVKVKVIDRTAVILDIFSQHASTREGKAQVELAQLQYLLPRLRGWGESMSRQAGGQVSGGAGMGSRGPGETKMELDRRKIHTRMAKLRRQIAGFTPAREAKRADRARNEVPSVAIAGYTNAGKSSLLNRLTSAGVLVQNQLFATLDATVRRTESTKGREFTFVDTVGFVRNLPHQLVEAFRSTLEEVGQADVIVHVVDGSHPDPAAQLATVRDVIGDVGARDIPEVVAFNKADLIDDAQRLVLVGLVPDAVFVSARTGEGVAELLAAIEDRLPEPDVDLTVVIPYDRGDLVSALHDAGAVETTDYVEDGTRLHVRVFQRQVAELDPYVVAPVTTA
- the lexA gene encoding transcriptional repressor LexA → MADELRSQKPLTAKQQAILDAIRASIASRGYPPSMREIGDAAGLSSLSSVSHQLGQLELGGWIRRDPNRPRALEVLVDEPNPDVQTPDVDATTLVPLVGRIAAGVPITAEQHVDEIVPLPRQLVGTGDLFMLKVVGESMIDAAICDGDWVVVRSQQTAENGDVVAAMLDEEATVKVFRQRDGHTWLLPRNSAFEPILGDAATVLGKVVAVLRSL
- a CDS encoding LysM peptidoglycan-binding domain-containing protein; this translates as MSTIAIADTQRTATPAVRTRLRLTRRGRVVLTTLAALPVAVGILLAVINGGQASAGDASRAGAPVHFETVTVQPGETLWSLAEQTAPDADPRDFVQDVVSLNALDGSTLQAGEQIAIPAKYSAGN